A window of the Bradyrhizobium ottawaense genome harbors these coding sequences:
- a CDS encoding transposase has translation MARLARVVVPGYPHHVTQRGNGRARTFFGDQDYALYRDLLAENCRTAGVEVWAWCLMPNHVHLILVPSDPDGLRRALARVHRSYAGIVQARRKRSGHFWQGRFGAVAMDEPHLAAALRYVALNPVRARLVQRAQDWRWSSAAAHLRGKDDGVTALKPVRDRYPRFADLLAIEPETDLFDRLRAAESIGRPLGDDRFLSRLERSTGRALKPGKRGPKPAELEET, from the coding sequence ATGGCCCGCCTTGCCCGTGTCGTCGTCCCCGGCTATCCGCACCATGTCACCCAGCGCGGCAACGGCCGTGCGCGCACCTTCTTCGGCGACCAAGACTATGCGCTTTATCGCGATCTGCTCGCCGAAAATTGCCGCACCGCCGGGGTCGAGGTTTGGGCGTGGTGCCTGATGCCGAACCATGTGCACCTGATTCTCGTGCCGTCCGATCCCGACGGGCTGCGCCGCGCGCTGGCGCGGGTCCATCGCAGTTATGCCGGCATCGTCCAGGCAAGGCGCAAACGCAGCGGGCATTTCTGGCAGGGCCGGTTCGGCGCCGTCGCCATGGACGAGCCGCATCTCGCCGCCGCGTTGCGCTACGTGGCGCTCAACCCGGTGCGGGCGCGGCTGGTGCAACGGGCGCAGGACTGGCGGTGGTCGAGCGCTGCCGCGCATTTGCGCGGCAAGGACGACGGCGTCACGGCGCTGAAACCGGTTCGGGATCGCTACCCGCGCTTCGCGGACCTGCTGGCGATCGAGCCCGAGACCGACCTGTTTGATCGCCTGCGCGCCGCCGAGAGCATCGGCCGGCCGCTCGGAGACGACCGCTTTCTCTCGCGCCTCGAGCGATCGACCGGACGCGCCCTCAAACCAGGAAAACGCGGGCCGAAGCCCGCCGAACTCGAAGAGACGTGA
- a CDS encoding MAPEG family protein, producing the protein MTRELFWLTLTVILTGLLWIPYVLNRCQVRGLGGAMANPSRNDKPLADWANRLLFAHDNAVENLIIFAPLVLILNAADYSTKWTVLACAVYFWSRVAHLIVYTLGLPVFRTLAFVVGFIAQGVLALAIFKIV; encoded by the coding sequence ATGACGCGTGAACTGTTCTGGCTGACTCTGACCGTGATTTTGACCGGCCTGCTGTGGATCCCCTACGTGCTCAATCGCTGTCAGGTGCGCGGCCTCGGCGGCGCCATGGCCAACCCGTCGCGCAACGACAAGCCGCTTGCGGACTGGGCCAACCGGCTGCTGTTCGCGCACGACAATGCGGTCGAGAACCTCATCATCTTCGCGCCGCTGGTGCTGATCCTCAACGCGGCCGACTATTCGACCAAATGGACGGTGCTCGCCTGCGCGGTGTATTTCTGGTCCCGCGTCGCACACCTGATCGTCTACACGCTCGGCCTGCCGGTATTTCGCACGCTGGCCTTCGTCGTCGGCTTCATCGCGCAAGGCGTGCTGGCGCTGGCGATCTTCAAGATCGTCTGA
- a CDS encoding LL-diaminopimelate aminotransferase: MEDFYRIRRLPPYVFEQVNRAKAAARNAGADIIDLGMGNPDLPTPPHVIEKLKETLGKPRTDRYSASRGITGLRKAQAAYYARRFGVKLNPETQVVATLGSKEGFANVAQAITAPGDVVLCPNPSYPIHAFGFLMAGGVIRSVPSEPTPQFFEAVERAIIHSIPKPIALIVCYPSNPTAYVADLDFYKDLVAFAKKHEIFILSDLAYAEVYFDDKNPPPSVLEVPGAIDVTVEFTSMSKTFSMAGWRMGFAVGNDRIIAALARVKSYLDYGAFTPVQVAATAALNGPDDCIKEMRDTYRKRRDALVESFGRAGWDIPPPQASMFAWAPLPKAFQDVGSMQFATLMVEKSGVVVSPGVAFGEHGEGYVRIAMVENEQRIRQAARGVRRFLESGIETLHNVVPLANRR, encoded by the coding sequence ATGGAAGATTTTTATCGTATCCGCCGTCTGCCGCCTTACGTGTTCGAACAGGTCAACCGGGCCAAGGCGGCCGCGCGGAACGCTGGTGCCGACATCATCGACCTCGGCATGGGCAACCCGGACCTGCCGACACCGCCCCATGTGATCGAGAAACTGAAGGAGACGCTGGGCAAGCCGCGAACCGACCGCTATTCGGCCTCGCGCGGCATCACCGGACTTCGCAAGGCGCAGGCGGCCTACTACGCGCGACGGTTCGGCGTAAAACTCAATCCCGAAACCCAGGTCGTGGCGACGCTCGGTTCCAAGGAAGGCTTTGCCAACGTGGCGCAGGCGATTACCGCGCCCGGCGACGTCGTGCTGTGCCCCAATCCGAGCTATCCGATCCACGCCTTCGGTTTCCTGATGGCGGGCGGCGTGATCCGCTCGGTGCCGTCGGAGCCGACGCCGCAGTTCTTCGAAGCGGTCGAGCGCGCCATCATCCACTCGATCCCGAAGCCGATCGCGCTGATCGTCTGTTATCCCTCCAATCCGACCGCCTATGTCGCCGATCTCGATTTCTACAAGGATCTGGTAGCGTTCGCGAAGAAGCACGAGATCTTCATCCTGTCGGATCTCGCTTATGCCGAAGTCTATTTCGACGACAAGAACCCGCCGCCCTCGGTGCTGGAAGTTCCCGGTGCGATCGACGTCACCGTCGAATTCACCTCGATGTCGAAGACGTTCTCGATGGCGGGCTGGCGCATGGGATTTGCCGTCGGCAACGACCGGATCATCGCCGCATTGGCGCGGGTGAAGTCCTACCTCGATTATGGCGCGTTCACGCCGGTCCAGGTGGCGGCCACCGCCGCGCTGAACGGGCCGGACGATTGCATCAAGGAAATGCGCGACACCTACCGCAAGCGCCGCGACGCGCTGGTGGAGAGTTTTGGCCGGGCAGGGTGGGATATTCCGCCGCCCCAGGCCTCGATGTTCGCCTGGGCGCCGCTGCCGAAAGCGTTCCAGGACGTCGGCAGCATGCAGTTCGCGACCCTGATGGTGGAGAAATCCGGCGTGGTGGTTTCGCCCGGCGTCGCCTTCGGCGAGCACGGCGAGGGCTATGTTCGCATCGCCATGGTGGAAAACGAGCAGCGAATCCGCCAGGCGGCGCGCGGTGTGCGCCGCTTCCTTGAAAGCGGCATTGAAACGTTGCACAACGTGGTTCCTCTCGCCAATCGGCGCTAA
- a CDS encoding homoserine dehydrogenase: protein MVAPLRVGIAGLGTVGAAVVRLIEEQARTLSARSGRGIRVVAVTARSKAKKRTLDLRGIDWVKSPLALANNPRIDCFVELMGGSGEPALSAIEAALKNGKSVVTANKALIAKHGLRLARAAEKHGGALNFEAAVGAAIPVIKTLREGLAGTGVNRVYGILNGTCNYILTRMEQEGLSFAECLKDAQRLGYAEANPSFDVDGHDTAQKLAILASLAFGTKVAQSAVYVEGISSIAPEDLRAADELGYRVKLLGVAVRTPKGIEQRVHPTMVPKSSSIAQVMGVTNAVTIDGEGIPAITLVGPGAGGAATASAVVADIADVARGIRAKPFGRPVDRLRDTKKAPMERHEGGYYIRLMARDLPGTVAKIATRLAKEKISLESVVQRHPEGVDATDAAKKASPVPVILITYATSEDAIHRALEAVQRDKVISGRPQVIRIEKN from the coding sequence ATGGTCGCACCCCTCAGAGTGGGCATTGCGGGGCTCGGCACGGTTGGCGCCGCGGTCGTCCGCCTCATCGAAGAGCAGGCAAGAACGCTGTCGGCACGCAGCGGGCGCGGCATCCGCGTGGTGGCCGTCACCGCGCGCTCGAAAGCGAAAAAGCGCACGCTCGATCTGCGCGGTATCGACTGGGTCAAGAGCCCGCTGGCGCTGGCCAACAATCCCCGCATCGATTGCTTCGTCGAGCTGATGGGCGGTTCTGGTGAACCGGCACTGTCGGCGATCGAGGCCGCGCTGAAGAACGGCAAGTCGGTGGTGACCGCCAACAAGGCGCTGATCGCCAAGCACGGCCTGCGCCTGGCCAGGGCGGCCGAGAAGCACGGCGGCGCGCTGAATTTCGAGGCCGCGGTCGGCGCGGCCATCCCTGTCATCAAGACCCTTCGCGAGGGGCTTGCCGGCACCGGCGTCAATCGCGTCTATGGCATCCTCAACGGCACCTGCAATTATATCCTGACTCGGATGGAGCAGGAGGGCCTGTCCTTTGCCGAATGCCTGAAGGACGCCCAGCGTCTCGGCTATGCCGAAGCCAATCCGTCGTTCGATGTCGACGGCCACGACACCGCGCAGAAGCTGGCGATCCTGGCCAGCCTCGCCTTCGGCACCAAGGTGGCGCAGAGCGCGGTCTATGTCGAAGGCATCTCCTCGATCGCGCCGGAAGATCTGCGCGCCGCGGACGAACTCGGTTACCGGGTCAAGCTGCTCGGCGTCGCAGTGCGGACCCCCAAAGGCATCGAGCAGCGCGTGCATCCGACTATGGTGCCGAAATCGTCCTCGATCGCGCAGGTGATGGGCGTCACCAATGCCGTGACCATCGACGGTGAAGGCATCCCGGCGATCACGCTGGTCGGCCCCGGCGCCGGTGGTGCTGCGACCGCATCCGCCGTCGTGGCCGATATCGCCGATGTCGCGCGCGGCATCCGCGCCAAACCGTTCGGGCGTCCGGTGGATCGCCTGCGTGACACCAAAAAGGCGCCGATGGAGCGCCACGAGGGCGGCTACTACATCCGCCTGATGGCGCGCGATCTGCCCGGCACGGTTGCCAAGATCGCCACGCGTCTGGCGAAAGAGAAGATTTCGCTGGAATCGGTCGTGCAGCGCCATCCGGAAGGCGTCGACGCGACGGATGCGGCGAAGAAGGCTTCACCGGTACCGGTCATTCTGATTACCTACGCGACCTCCGAGGACGCGATCCATCGCGCGCTGGAAGCGGTGCAGCGCGACAAGGTGATCAGCGGCCGGCCGCAGGTGATACGGATCGAAAAGAACTAG
- the recJ gene encoding single-stranded-DNA-specific exonuclease RecJ, translating to MTPPVTAIPVELPPAFLGVAHSATGKLWRDRLDTRGAARALAISQRYQLPEMLARVLAGRDVGIDEVEDFLDPTIRKLMPDPYTVTQMETAAKRIADAATRNEKVAIFGDYDVDGATSAALLAWHLRHCGLDPLIHIPDRIFEGYGPNVEAVRGLAAKGATLLVTVDCGTTSLEPLAEARKLGMSVVVIDHHQTGDELPEVDALVNPNRADDLSGLGYLAAVGLVLITLVAVNRELRARGFWTSERPEPDLLGMLHHVALGTVADVAPLTGLNRAFVAKGLIAMRRRDHVGHTALMDVSRLNGPPEAWHLGFMLGPRINAGGRIGRADLGVRLLLEGDISEAARIAAELDRLNGERRLIEQAAEAQAEAEALASLGLEDKGAVIVTAAEGWHPGVVGLVASRLKEKFSRPAFAIALEPGGIGTGSGRSISGVDIGKAVRQAVKEKLLMKGGGHAMAAGVTLRKEKLAEFRAFMESALAADVAASRHENELFIDGAVSARGVTTEFAATLNRAGPFGAANPEPVIALPAHQLVYADEVGQAHLRLRFKSGDGAIVNGIAFRSIGQKLGNALLQNRGQPLHVAGSLAVDRWQGSERVQMRVVDIAVPDPGPALIR from the coding sequence ATGACCCCTCCCGTAACCGCCATTCCCGTTGAGCTACCGCCTGCGTTTCTCGGCGTGGCGCATTCTGCGACCGGAAAACTTTGGCGCGACCGGCTCGATACCAGAGGCGCGGCGCGGGCGCTGGCGATTTCCCAGCGCTACCAGTTGCCGGAGATGCTGGCGCGCGTGCTGGCGGGCCGCGATGTCGGGATCGACGAGGTCGAGGATTTTCTGGATCCGACCATCCGCAAGCTGATGCCCGATCCCTACACCGTGACGCAGATGGAGACCGCGGCCAAGCGCATCGCGGATGCTGCCACGCGCAATGAGAAGGTTGCGATCTTCGGCGACTACGATGTCGATGGCGCGACCTCGGCGGCGCTGCTGGCCTGGCACCTGCGCCATTGCGGGCTCGATCCATTGATCCACATCCCCGATCGCATTTTCGAAGGCTACGGGCCCAATGTCGAAGCGGTGCGCGGGCTCGCGGCTAAGGGCGCGACGCTGCTCGTGACCGTCGATTGCGGCACCACCAGCCTCGAGCCGCTGGCGGAAGCGCGCAAGCTCGGAATGTCCGTCGTCGTCATCGATCATCACCAGACCGGCGACGAATTGCCCGAGGTCGATGCGCTGGTGAACCCGAACCGGGCCGACGATCTCTCCGGTCTCGGCTATCTCGCCGCCGTTGGCCTGGTGCTGATCACGCTGGTGGCGGTCAATCGGGAATTGCGCGCCCGCGGCTTCTGGACATCGGAACGGCCGGAGCCGGACCTGCTGGGAATGCTGCATCATGTGGCGCTCGGTACGGTCGCCGATGTCGCGCCGCTGACCGGGCTGAACCGTGCGTTCGTCGCCAAGGGCCTGATTGCGATGCGCCGCCGCGACCATGTCGGCCACACCGCGCTGATGGACGTGTCGCGGCTGAACGGTCCGCCGGAGGCCTGGCATCTCGGCTTCATGCTCGGGCCGCGCATCAACGCTGGCGGTCGCATCGGGCGCGCCGATCTGGGTGTGCGGCTGCTGCTGGAAGGCGATATTTCCGAGGCCGCTCGGATCGCCGCCGAGCTCGACCGCCTCAACGGCGAACGCCGCCTGATCGAACAGGCGGCCGAAGCGCAGGCGGAAGCCGAGGCGCTGGCTTCGCTCGGGCTCGAAGACAAGGGGGCGGTTATCGTCACGGCGGCCGAAGGCTGGCACCCCGGCGTGGTCGGGCTCGTGGCCTCGCGGCTGAAGGAGAAGTTTTCGCGGCCCGCGTTTGCCATCGCACTGGAGCCCGGCGGCATCGGCACCGGTTCGGGCCGCTCGATTTCCGGCGTCGACATCGGCAAAGCCGTACGACAGGCGGTGAAAGAGAAATTGCTGATGAAGGGCGGCGGCCACGCCATGGCCGCGGGCGTGACGCTGCGTAAAGAGAAGCTCGCGGAATTTCGCGCCTTCATGGAAAGCGCGCTGGCCGCTGATGTCGCCGCCTCCCGTCACGAGAACGAGCTGTTCATCGACGGCGCGGTCAGCGCGCGCGGCGTGACGACGGAGTTCGCGGCAACCCTCAATCGCGCCGGACCGTTCGGCGCCGCCAATCCGGAGCCTGTCATCGCGCTGCCGGCGCATCAACTGGTCTATGCCGATGAAGTCGGCCAGGCGCATTTGCGCCTGCGGTTCAAATCCGGCGATGGCGCCATCGTCAACGGCATCGCGTTTCGTTCGATCGGACAGAAATTGGGAAACGCGCTGCTGCAAAATCGCGGCCAGCCGCTGCATGTCGCGGGATCGCTCGCGGTCGATCGCTGGCAGGGATCGGAGCGGGTGCAAATGCGCGTGGTCGACATTGCGGTGCCGGATCCGGGACCGGCGCTGATCAGGTAG
- the glpX gene encoding class II fructose-bisphosphatase gives MSTHISVPPQLLLERILTLEIVRVTERAAVSAARLRGHGQEKAADQAAVDAMRRELNKLPIEGTIVIGEGERDEAPMLFIGEKVGLNAGPKVDIAVDPLEGTTLCAKNMPGAIATMAMADGGTLLHAPDVYMQKIAVGPGYKKGVVELDASPADNVRRLAKAKGVDASAITVLVLDRPRHADIITGVRSTGAAVRLITDGDVAGVIHCADPDNTGVDMYIGTGGAPEGVLAAAALRCIGGQMQCRLILDSDEKRERAHKMGVTDPKFIYGIEDMAKGDCLFAATGVTTGSLLSGVKFRKDVIETETVVMRSVTGTVRYIKAEHRQLDKFHLD, from the coding sequence ATGTCGACCCATATTTCCGTTCCACCGCAGCTATTGCTCGAGCGCATTCTGACGCTCGAAATCGTGCGCGTGACGGAGCGCGCCGCGGTTTCGGCGGCGCGGCTGCGCGGCCATGGCCAGGAGAAAGCCGCCGACCAGGCCGCGGTCGACGCGATGCGCCGCGAACTCAACAAGCTGCCGATCGAAGGCACCATCGTGATCGGCGAGGGCGAACGCGACGAGGCGCCGATGCTGTTTATCGGCGAAAAGGTCGGCCTCAACGCCGGCCCGAAGGTCGATATCGCGGTCGATCCGCTCGAAGGCACGACGCTGTGCGCCAAGAACATGCCGGGCGCGATCGCGACCATGGCGATGGCCGATGGCGGCACGCTGTTGCATGCGCCCGACGTCTACATGCAGAAGATCGCGGTCGGTCCGGGTTACAAGAAGGGCGTGGTCGAACTCGACGCGTCGCCGGCTGACAACGTCCGCCGGCTCGCCAAGGCCAAGGGCGTCGACGCTTCCGCGATCACGGTGCTGGTGCTCGATCGTCCGCGCCACGCCGACATCATCACCGGCGTCCGCAGCACCGGCGCTGCGGTGCGCCTGATCACCGACGGTGACGTCGCCGGCGTGATCCACTGCGCCGACCCCGACAATACCGGCGTCGATATGTATATCGGTACCGGTGGCGCACCCGAAGGCGTGCTGGCGGCGGCCGCATTGCGCTGCATCGGTGGCCAGATGCAATGCCGGCTGATCCTCGACAGCGACGAGAAGCGCGAGCGCGCCCACAAGATGGGCGTGACGGACCCGAAGTTCATTTACGGCATCGAGGACATGGCGAAGGGCGACTGCCTGTTTGCGGCCACCGGCGTCACCACAGGCTCGCTGCTCTCGGGCGTCAAGTTCCGCAAGGACGTGATCGAGACCGAAACCGTCGTGATGCGCTCGGTCACCGGCACCGTCCGCTACATCAAGGCCGAGCACCGCCAGCTCGACAAGTTCCACCTGGATTGA
- a CDS encoding PHA/PHB synthase family protein: MTEVNTETQAPKAFNAEAFAMNIAKAMETSGQALAAYLKPRENGEAKDKPPNEISEVIKTFSTVAEYWLSDQNRVSDLQSKMAKAYLDLWGSAVRRMAGEETKPAIEPSPRDKRFKDPEWRTNQFFDFVLQLYLLTTQWAQELVKNAEGVDPHTRKKAEFYVQQITNAIAPSNFVFTNPEVLRETLASNGGNLVRGMKMLAEDIEAGHGTLRIRQSDPSNLVVGVNMATTPGKVIFQNELMQLIQYTPATETVLRTPLLIVPPWINKFYILDLKPEKSYIKWCVDQGITVFVISWVNPDKELGKKTWADYMAEGPLTAMDVIEKVTGELKVHTAGYCVGGTLLASTLAYLAEKRRQRVTSATFFAAQVDFTHAGDLLVFVDEDQLSALERDMQAAGVLDGGKMAMAFNMLRSNDLIWSYVVSNYLKGQTPSAFDLLHWNSDATRMPAANHSFYLRNCYLENRLSTGSMVLDNTLLDLSKVKVPVYNLATREDHIAPADSVLYGSQFFGGPVKYVLSGSGHIAGVVNPPAGGKYQYWTNDNIKDIKLADWIKGATEHKGSWWPDWQQWLEGLDAERVPARAVGSEAMPPIEDAPGSYVRVRA; encoded by the coding sequence ATGACCGAAGTTAACACCGAAACCCAGGCTCCGAAAGCGTTCAACGCCGAAGCCTTCGCCATGAATATCGCGAAGGCGATGGAGACCAGCGGCCAGGCGCTCGCGGCCTATCTCAAGCCGCGCGAGAACGGCGAGGCGAAAGACAAGCCGCCGAACGAAATCAGCGAAGTCATCAAGACTTTCTCTACGGTCGCCGAATACTGGCTGTCCGACCAGAACCGCGTGTCGGATCTGCAGAGCAAGATGGCGAAGGCCTATCTCGATCTCTGGGGTTCGGCGGTGCGCCGCATGGCCGGCGAAGAGACGAAGCCGGCGATCGAACCGTCGCCGCGCGACAAGCGCTTCAAGGATCCGGAGTGGCGGACGAACCAGTTCTTCGACTTCGTGCTGCAGCTTTATCTGCTCACCACGCAGTGGGCGCAGGAACTGGTGAAGAACGCCGAAGGCGTCGACCCGCACACCCGCAAGAAGGCCGAATTCTACGTCCAGCAGATCACCAACGCGATCGCGCCGTCGAATTTCGTCTTCACCAATCCGGAAGTGCTGCGCGAGACGCTGGCCTCGAACGGCGGCAACCTGGTTCGCGGCATGAAGATGCTGGCGGAAGATATCGAGGCCGGACACGGCACGCTGCGCATCCGCCAGTCCGATCCGTCGAACCTCGTCGTCGGCGTCAACATGGCGACGACACCCGGCAAGGTGATCTTCCAGAACGAGCTGATGCAACTGATCCAGTACACCCCGGCCACGGAGACCGTGCTGCGCACGCCGCTCCTGATCGTGCCGCCATGGATCAACAAGTTCTACATTCTCGATCTCAAGCCGGAAAAATCCTACATCAAGTGGTGCGTCGATCAGGGCATCACCGTGTTCGTGATCTCCTGGGTCAACCCGGACAAGGAACTCGGAAAGAAGACCTGGGCCGATTACATGGCCGAAGGCCCGCTGACCGCGATGGACGTGATCGAGAAGGTGACGGGCGAACTGAAGGTGCACACCGCCGGCTATTGCGTCGGCGGCACCCTGCTCGCCTCGACGCTGGCCTATCTCGCGGAGAAGCGCCGCCAGCGCGTCACGTCAGCGACGTTCTTTGCCGCCCAGGTCGATTTCACCCATGCCGGCGATCTGCTGGTGTTCGTCGACGAGGACCAGCTCTCGGCGCTGGAACGCGACATGCAGGCGGCCGGCGTGCTCGACGGCGGCAAGATGGCGATGGCCTTCAACATGCTGCGATCGAACGACCTGATCTGGTCCTATGTCGTCAGCAACTACCTGAAGGGACAGACGCCCTCCGCCTTCGACCTGCTGCACTGGAATTCCGACGCCACGCGGATGCCGGCCGCCAATCATTCGTTCTATCTGCGCAACTGCTATCTGGAGAACCGGCTGTCGACCGGCAGCATGGTGCTCGACAACACGCTGCTCGACCTCTCGAAGGTCAAGGTGCCCGTCTACAATCTGGCGACGCGCGAGGATCACATCGCGCCGGCGGATTCAGTGCTCTACGGCTCGCAGTTCTTCGGCGGCCCGGTCAAATATGTGCTGTCGGGGTCGGGCCATATCGCCGGTGTGGTCAACCCGCCGGCGGGCGGCAAGTACCAGTACTGGACCAACGACAACATCAAGGACATCAAGTTGGCCGACTGGATCAAGGGTGCCACCGAGCACAAGGGATCGTGGTGGCCCGACTGGCAGCAATGGCTGGAAGGCCTCGACGCCGAGCGTGTGCCGGCGCGCGCGGTCGGCTCCGAAGCGATGCCGCCGATCGAGGACGCGCCCGGGAGCTATGTCCGGGTTCGCGCGTAG
- a CDS encoding outer membrane protein, producing MNKLVVVAIAAMAVAGSANAADLKLKAPPLAEAPIAYNWSGFYLGGNVGVIWSNTSADPGSFTTTGVDFTGRQAVGQFPSFNTGNTGFTGGVQTGYNWQFAPNWVAGIEADLDYAGLNKTDTRVFAATHFIGDGPIEANTESAQQRLSWLGTVRGRLGFTVLDNRLLAFATGGFAYGKVDDSIQTIGVPNGAAGVLVRASSDTVRTGWTAGGGVEYAFPNNWSAKLEYLYYDLGSRILNLNYGTVPGDAGNTLNYKFHDNGNLVRVGLNHRF from the coding sequence GTGAACAAATTGGTTGTTGTTGCGATCGCTGCAATGGCGGTCGCTGGTTCGGCAAACGCAGCCGATCTGAAGCTCAAGGCTCCGCCTCTGGCAGAGGCGCCGATCGCCTACAATTGGTCCGGGTTCTATCTGGGCGGAAACGTGGGTGTCATATGGAGCAATACAAGTGCGGACCCCGGGTCGTTTACAACGACCGGTGTGGACTTTACCGGACGCCAGGCCGTGGGCCAATTTCCGAGCTTCAATACCGGCAATACCGGGTTCACCGGCGGAGTTCAGACCGGGTACAATTGGCAATTCGCTCCAAATTGGGTGGCGGGTATTGAAGCCGATCTCGACTACGCAGGTCTGAACAAGACCGATACGCGAGTATTCGCTGCGACTCATTTTATCGGCGATGGCCCGATCGAGGCCAATACCGAGTCAGCCCAGCAAAGGCTCAGCTGGCTCGGCACCGTGCGCGGTCGCCTCGGGTTTACGGTTCTGGACAACCGATTGCTGGCGTTTGCGACCGGTGGCTTTGCATATGGCAAGGTCGACGACAGCATTCAGACCATTGGCGTGCCAAACGGTGCCGCCGGAGTCCTGGTCCGCGCCAGCTCGGATACGGTTCGCACCGGTTGGACGGCCGGCGGTGGTGTGGAATACGCATTCCCGAACAATTGGAGTGCCAAGCTTGAATATCTTTACTACGATTTGGGATCCCGAATTCTCAATTTGAACTACGGCACAGTTCCGGGCGATGCGGGAAATACGTTGAACTACAAGTTTCATGACAATGGTAACCTAGTGCGTGTCGGCCTGAACCACCGCTTCTGA
- a CDS encoding haloacid dehalogenase type II, protein MSDISGVKALVFDVFGTCVDWRTSLINDFTKWSEKSGIKADWTALVDGWRAVYSASMDEVRKHPERGYMILDTLHRQSLEKLVAQFSIQGLKEADLHHLTMGWHRLYAWPDTVAGLTRLKTKYIISPLSNGNVALLTNMAKFAGLPWDLVMSAELFEHYKPDPETYLGAAKLLCLKPEQVMMVAAHNNDLKAAQKLGLKTGFVPRPTEYGPHQKYDFEAKGDWDVVAKDFGGIADKMGC, encoded by the coding sequence ATGTCTGATATTTCCGGGGTGAAGGCGCTGGTGTTCGATGTGTTCGGCACCTGCGTCGACTGGCGCACCAGTCTGATCAACGATTTCACCAAGTGGTCGGAAAAGTCAGGCATCAAGGCCGACTGGACGGCGCTGGTCGACGGCTGGCGGGCGGTCTATTCCGCTTCGATGGACGAGGTGCGCAAGCATCCCGAGCGTGGCTACATGATCCTCGATACGCTGCACCGGCAGTCGCTGGAAAAGCTGGTCGCGCAATTCTCGATTCAAGGCCTGAAGGAAGCCGACCTGCATCACCTGACGATGGGCTGGCATCGCCTGTATGCCTGGCCGGATACGGTGGCCGGCCTGACGCGCTTGAAGACGAAATACATCATCTCGCCGCTCTCCAACGGCAACGTGGCGTTGCTGACCAACATGGCGAAATTCGCCGGCCTGCCGTGGGACCTCGTGATGTCGGCGGAACTGTTCGAGCACTACAAGCCCGATCCGGAAACCTATCTCGGCGCCGCCAAGCTGCTGTGCCTGAAACCGGAGCAGGTGATGATGGTGGCCGCCCACAACAACGACCTCAAGGCCGCCCAGAAGCTCGGCCTCAAGACCGGCTTCGTCCCGCGTCCCACCGAATACGGCCCGCACCAGAAATATGATTTCGAGGCGAAGGGCGACTGGGACGTCGTCGCCAAGGATTTTGGCGGCATCGCCGACAAGATGGGTTGCTGA
- a CDS encoding GNAT family N-acetyltransferase: protein MAANVVIRPVGKDERAAWEPLWNGYLAFYKATLAQGASDVAWQRFHDPDEPMFLLGAYVDGKLTGIVQYLFHRSSWTVGNYCYLQDLFVADSARGLGLGRALIEAVYAKAKEAGASRVHWLTQTTNAQARILYDQVADDSGFMQYRKIF, encoded by the coding sequence ATGGCCGCCAACGTCGTCATTCGCCCCGTCGGCAAGGACGAGCGGGCGGCATGGGAGCCGCTGTGGAACGGCTATCTCGCTTTCTACAAGGCGACGCTGGCGCAAGGCGCCAGTGATGTCGCATGGCAGCGGTTTCACGATCCCGACGAGCCGATGTTCTTGCTCGGCGCCTATGTCGACGGCAAGCTCACCGGCATCGTGCAATACCTGTTTCATCGGTCGAGCTGGACGGTCGGCAATTACTGCTATCTGCAGGATTTGTTCGTGGCCGACAGCGCGCGGGGGCTCGGCCTTGGCCGTGCGCTGATCGAGGCGGTCTACGCGAAGGCGAAAGAAGCCGGCGCCAGCCGCGTGCATTGGCTGACGCAGACCACGAATGCCCAGGCGAGAATTCTCTACGACCAGGTCGCGGATGATTCCGGGTTTATGCAGTATCGGAAGATTTTTTAG